Proteins encoded by one window of Brevibacterium atlanticum:
- a CDS encoding Fic family protein: MWTPTEPYNQLREPPIEKLESREVLKATTEARAGLAALDQAIHRLPNPSILLNAVTLLEAQASSEIENIVTTTDELFQLASVESAHANPATRETLRYRTALYTGIEALDSRPLSTITATQVCSSLSGRDMRIRDLPGTFIGDPIAHTIRYTPPDGPSVIADKLDDWERFVHGDHKLDPLVVMAAAHYHFEAIHPFPDGNGRTGRILNILMLIESELLREPVLYLSRYIIENKNEYYRLLLAVTRDSAWEEWILFMLEAVRQTANLTLDLIDKVQGLQDDFRSEMKTKTAIGANSDVLDLLFERPYCRIVDVIERGQVSRPTASKWLNELVSQSMLDTVKVGRDRLFINSRLLKVLSRPI, from the coding sequence ATGTGGACACCGACTGAGCCATACAATCAACTGCGAGAACCACCGATTGAGAAGCTCGAATCCCGCGAGGTCCTCAAGGCGACGACAGAGGCACGAGCCGGCCTGGCCGCGCTCGACCAGGCAATCCACCGCCTACCCAATCCGTCGATACTGCTCAACGCGGTCACGCTGCTTGAAGCGCAGGCGAGCTCGGAAATCGAGAACATCGTGACGACTACCGACGAGCTGTTCCAACTTGCCTCGGTAGAGAGTGCCCATGCCAACCCTGCAACACGCGAGACACTTCGCTACAGAACTGCACTGTACACGGGGATCGAGGCACTGGATTCTCGCCCTTTGTCCACCATCACTGCGACACAGGTCTGTTCGAGCCTCAGCGGCCGGGACATGCGCATCCGCGATCTTCCCGGCACATTCATCGGAGACCCAATCGCACACACCATTCGGTACACTCCACCGGACGGTCCCAGCGTCATCGCCGATAAACTCGATGACTGGGAACGCTTTGTGCACGGGGACCACAAGCTCGACCCTCTGGTGGTCATGGCGGCAGCTCACTACCATTTCGAAGCCATTCACCCATTCCCCGATGGGAACGGTCGGACCGGAAGAATTCTCAACATCCTCATGCTGATCGAATCCGAACTGCTGCGGGAACCGGTGCTGTATCTTTCCCGATACATCATCGAAAACAAAAATGAGTATTACCGACTTCTGCTCGCGGTCACGAGAGACTCTGCGTGGGAAGAGTGGATTCTCTTCATGCTCGAAGCAGTCCGCCAGACAGCAAACCTGACGCTTGATCTCATCGACAAGGTCCAAGGGCTTCAAGACGATTTCCGCTCCGAAATGAAGACGAAGACTGCAATCGGCGCGAACTCCGACGTGCTCGACCTGTTGTTCGAGCGCCCCTATTGCCGAATCGTCGATGTCATCGAACGTGGGCAGGTCTCTCGACCAACTGCTTCCAAATGGCTGAATGAGCTCGTGTCTCAGTCGATGTTGGACACTGTCAAAGTGGGCAGAGACCGTCTATTCATCAACTCGCGACTGCTGAAAGTTCTATCTCGACCCATCTGA
- a CDS encoding MFS transporter has translation MVTDRPRGGLTALCLAELVCWGLLYYSLPVAVTPISADMGWSHTTVTAALTLGLIVSALMGPAVGRMLDDHGPRLIMGTGTLIGVVALGLVAIAPNLPVFFAAWILAGFAQAATLYPPAFAVITRWYGPERTKPLTMITLVGGLASTVFAPIIAWLIDALGWRGTYGVLAGLLAVLALPMHLFFLNRSWTDEEAERTERPSRAELRTVTRHPRFITLQIAVAFATFTLFAVTINIIPLIIERGAGYSLAAIALGLVGFGQVAGRFGYPSLERHSSTRTRTVILFAAGAVGLWLLAFVPGPIWLLIGIAMVTGGVRGCMTLLQAKAVSDRWGTKNFGAVNGVFVAPITAGTALAPVAGPALAGMLGGYPMMAVTMAGLLTLATVLSART, from the coding sequence ATGGTCACCGATAGGCCGCGCGGAGGACTGACCGCGCTGTGCCTGGCCGAGCTGGTCTGCTGGGGCCTGCTCTACTATTCGCTGCCGGTCGCGGTCACGCCGATCTCCGCGGACATGGGATGGAGTCACACGACCGTCACGGCCGCACTGACTCTCGGCCTCATCGTCTCCGCGCTCATGGGACCTGCGGTCGGGCGGATGCTCGACGACCACGGGCCCAGGCTGATCATGGGCACGGGCACGCTCATCGGCGTCGTGGCACTCGGTCTCGTCGCGATCGCCCCGAACCTCCCTGTCTTCTTCGCCGCCTGGATCCTCGCTGGCTTCGCGCAGGCTGCGACGCTCTACCCGCCGGCCTTCGCCGTCATCACCCGCTGGTACGGACCGGAGCGGACGAAGCCGCTGACGATGATCACGCTCGTCGGCGGGCTCGCCTCGACGGTGTTCGCCCCGATCATCGCCTGGCTCATCGACGCACTCGGCTGGCGCGGAACCTATGGCGTCCTCGCGGGGCTGCTCGCGGTCCTCGCGCTGCCGATGCACTTGTTCTTCCTCAACCGATCTTGGACCGACGAGGAGGCCGAACGCACCGAACGCCCGAGCCGGGCCGAACTGCGCACAGTCACCCGCCACCCCCGGTTCATCACCCTCCAGATCGCCGTGGCGTTCGCGACCTTCACCCTCTTCGCGGTGACGATCAACATCATCCCGCTCATCATCGAACGCGGAGCCGGCTACAGTCTGGCCGCCATCGCGCTCGGGCTCGTCGGGTTCGGGCAGGTGGCCGGACGCTTCGGCTACCCGAGCCTCGAGAGGCATTCGTCGACCCGGACGCGCACGGTCATCCTCTTCGCCGCGGGCGCGGTGGGACTGTGGCTGCTCGCCTTCGTGCCCGGCCCGATCTGGCTGCTCATCGGCATTGCGATGGTCACCGGGGGAGTGCGCGGCTGCATGACCCTGCTGCAGGCGAAGGCGGTCTCCGACCGGTGGGGGACGAAGAACTTCGGGGCAGTCAACGGCGTCTTCGTCGCCCCGATCACCGCCGGCACGGCGCTGGCCCCGGTGGCGGGCCCGGCGCTGGCCGGAATGCTCGGCGGGTACCCGATGATGGCGGTGACCATGGCTGGCCTGCTCACTCTGGCGACGGTGCTGTCGGCGCGGACGTGA
- a CDS encoding Wadjet anti-phage system protein JetD domain-containing protein: MTMLSVAEARAQVRKRLSSSMAAWAAEAVGEVRVELALQPPTEKQVLADQNAAADWAASWRAVDEKASGTVASGLEIDWEERNWARIGRQRVPIRLRLTTPDEVAAFVGGEIARDWRRLRDRAASIRRRFADAGGSRTRDELPDGDGDPDSDEDAAGDALATAIRTQAKRILGLGDAAFTTVVDVVDWLRGHRLGSLRPRQLPIRGVDSKWFEAHRSLVTALLAGIGHADAISVLDAEPRLRLRILDPALLPGADVATPSVATPCVAGSGTASASADLPSGRLADITAPISQISRLPLLPKVVFVFENLESVLAMPAWPDAVAVHGSGYAVDQVARLDWIAGTRTIYWGDLDSHGFAILNRLRSHLPTVESVLMDEATLVAHEDLWVPEPKPSTGTLPRLTGSETRTLDRLRTEGNVRLEQERIPWETALNRLQSAVGDTTAGHLGEGPDGHR, from the coding sequence ATGACCATGCTCTCCGTCGCCGAGGCTCGGGCACAGGTGCGCAAGCGTCTGTCCTCGTCGATGGCGGCCTGGGCGGCGGAGGCGGTCGGTGAAGTGCGCGTCGAGCTCGCCCTCCAGCCGCCGACGGAGAAACAGGTGCTGGCCGATCAGAATGCCGCAGCCGACTGGGCCGCGAGCTGGCGGGCCGTTGATGAGAAGGCGAGCGGAACCGTTGCCTCGGGACTCGAGATCGACTGGGAGGAACGCAACTGGGCACGCATCGGCCGCCAACGTGTCCCCATCCGACTGCGCCTGACGACGCCCGACGAGGTGGCTGCCTTCGTCGGCGGCGAAATCGCTCGCGACTGGCGGCGACTGCGCGATCGTGCCGCGTCGATCCGGCGGCGGTTCGCAGATGCCGGCGGGAGTCGGACCCGAGACGAGTTGCCGGACGGTGATGGTGATCCGGACAGTGACGAGGATGCGGCCGGTGACGCCCTCGCCACAGCCATCCGAACACAGGCGAAGCGGATTCTCGGGCTCGGTGATGCTGCCTTCACCACAGTGGTCGACGTCGTCGACTGGCTGCGCGGCCACCGGCTCGGTTCGCTGCGACCTCGGCAGCTGCCCATCCGCGGAGTCGATTCGAAATGGTTCGAGGCTCACCGCAGTCTCGTCACCGCACTGCTTGCAGGGATCGGCCACGCCGACGCCATATCCGTCCTCGATGCCGAACCGCGGTTGCGTCTGCGCATCCTCGACCCGGCGCTGCTTCCCGGCGCAGATGTTGCGACCCCGAGCGTCGCGACTCCATGCGTCGCCGGCTCAGGCACCGCCTCCGCGAGTGCCGACCTACCTTCCGGCCGCCTCGCCGACATCACCGCACCGATCTCCCAAATCAGTCGCCTGCCGCTGCTGCCGAAGGTGGTCTTCGTCTTCGAGAACCTCGAATCCGTGCTCGCCATGCCGGCCTGGCCCGACGCGGTGGCCGTGCACGGATCCGGCTATGCCGTCGACCAAGTGGCTCGCCTCGACTGGATCGCGGGAACCCGCACCATCTACTGGGGCGACCTCGACTCGCACGGCTTCGCGATCCTCAACCGCCTCCGCAGTCACCTGCCCACGGTCGAATCCGTGCTCATGGACGAGGCCACTTTGGTTGCGCATGAAGACCTGTGGGTGCCCGAACCGAAGCCGAGCACCGGAACGCTCCCACGGCTGACCGGTTCCGAAACTCGCACCCTCGACCGCCTCCGCACCGAAGGCAACGTCCGTCTCGAACAGGAACGGATCCCCTGGGAGACGGCACTGAACCGGCTGCAGTCCGCGGTCGGGGATACGACGGCGGGCCACCTCGGCGAGGGACCTGATGGTCACCGATAG